A single Bacteroidales bacterium DNA region contains:
- a CDS encoding PorT family protein, whose protein sequence is MKTLILRKKEGRFQIRGMKRSLLSALCVIAFSCACFAQDVIVTKDSKKIEAKVTEISVEHVKYRLFNHQDGPVYTLPKSDIVTIVYQNGTVETFVSETTPTKTSQASPKTVPTSTQPTVSVQPVQVSTRPTSTTASVSAKSAARNNQIARFGVKFGLNLASEMVDEGSTDTRAGIHIGGFVAFRLGNIVDLQPEILYSMQGAKSTSGGTEMIDKFDYINVPLIVKIFVTRNRTFSIDLGPQFGYMVNAKLKSGNTTLNLFDYTDDLNRFDASIALGVSYLFDFGLDLYFRGNIGLTKIAESMDHKNSVFQLGVGYRF, encoded by the coding sequence ATGAAAACATTAATCCTCAGAAAAAAAGAAGGAAGGTTCCAGATTCGTGGAATGAAAAGAAGTTTGCTGTCGGCGTTGTGCGTCATTGCCTTTTCCTGTGCCTGTTTTGCCCAGGATGTTATTGTAACGAAGGATTCGAAGAAAATTGAGGCCAAGGTAACAGAAATAAGTGTAGAACATGTTAAGTACAGACTGTTTAATCACCAGGATGGTCCTGTATATACGCTTCCGAAAAGCGATATCGTTACCATCGTTTATCAGAACGGAACGGTAGAAACGTTTGTGTCGGAAACCACACCCACAAAAACATCCCAGGCGTCGCCTAAGACCGTTCCCACATCCACGCAACCGACGGTATCCGTACAGCCGGTGCAGGTATCTACACGACCAACATCGACAACCGCTTCCGTCTCTGCGAAGTCCGCAGCGAGAAATAACCAGATTGCAAGGTTTGGGGTTAAATTCGGCCTCAATCTTGCATCGGAGATGGTTGATGAAGGGAGTACCGACACACGTGCCGGAATTCATATCGGAGGCTTTGTGGCGTTTAGACTCGGCAATATAGTGGATCTTCAACCTGAAATACTCTACTCAATGCAGGGAGCAAAGAGTACTTCAGGAGGTACAGAGATGATAGATAAGTTTGATTATATCAATGTGCCATTAATAGTGAAAATTTTTGTCACCAGGAACCGTACGTTCAGTATCGATCTGGGCCCGCAGTTCGGATATATGGTCAATGCGAAGTTGAAATCCGGGAATACTACATTGAACCTTTTTGATTATACAGATGATCTTAATAGATTTGATGCATCCATAGCACTGGGGGTATCCTATCTGTTTGACTTTGGCCTTGACTTGTATTTCCGCGGCAACATTGGATTAACCAAAATAGCGGAAAGCATGGACCACAAGAACAGTGTATTTCAACTCGGGGTAGGATACAGGTTCTAA
- a CDS encoding tyrosine-type recombinase/integrase: protein MGNKNKKPHNYIFLFLTGGETPMEQKKRIQNVMRRMNKKLKMISEELGISGISTYTGKHSYVSILKHSVANIAYISESLGHSNLRTTENYLASFEKEERIKMLHCILRNLMNEFGPKIP from the coding sequence GTGGGCAATAAAAATAAAAAACCTCACAATTATATTTTTCTTTTTCTCACAGGTGGTGAAACTCCAATGGAACAGAAAAAGAGAATCCAGAATGTCATGCGAAGGATGAATAAGAAATTAAAAATGATAAGTGAGGAATTAGGTATTTCCGGGATAAGCACATACACCGGCAAACATTCATATGTAAGTATTTTGAAACATAGCGTAGCCAATATTGCTTATATTTCCGAAAGCTTAGGTCATAGCAATTTAAGGACAACTGAAAATTATCTGGCTTCTTTTGAGAAAGAAGAACGCATTAAAATGCTGCATTGCATACTCAGGAATTTAATGAATGAGTTTGGTCCGAAAATACCATAA
- a CDS encoding NERD domain-containing protein: MSGLKSDNMGLAKYLKLGKINVNSKDRCIEIDGETTIIPYEKITNSDWGAIYEKYVGQIFEDNGYEVIYNGLNLGFIDKGIDLIAKNASNIILIQCKYFKGFITKNKIEWILYKASKELLKNYYASGKKVTFMLVVNSIDNNFSKQKPKGFNPNYESPNAKIEYPLLQYFLDHNYTQDKIKLACKEITMER; the protein is encoded by the coding sequence ATGAGTGGTTTAAAATCTGATAATATGGGTTTAGCCAAATATTTAAAATTAGGAAAAATCAATGTCAATTCCAAAGACAGGTGTATCGAAATTGACGGGGAAACAACTATAATTCCTTATGAAAAAATTACCAATTCGGATTGGGGAGCGATTTATGAAAAATACGTTGGTCAAATTTTTGAAGATAACGGGTATGAAGTTATATACAACGGCTTAAATTTGGGGTTCATAGATAAAGGGATTGATTTAATTGCAAAAAATGCTTCAAATATTATATTGATTCAATGTAAATATTTTAAAGGATTTATCACAAAGAACAAGATAGAATGGATTTTATATAAGGCTTCTAAAGAATTATTGAAAAATTATTATGCTTCTGGTAAAAAAGTAACTTTTATGCTTGTCGTGAATAGCATTGATAATAATTTTTCCAAACAAAAGCCAAAGGGATTTAATCCAAATTATGAATCACCAAATGCTAAAATAGAATATCCCTTATTACAATATTTTCTAGACCATAACTATACCCAAGATAAAATAAAGTTGGCTTGTAAAGAAATAACTATGGAAAGATAA
- a CDS encoding gliding motility-associated C-terminal domain-containing protein, whose translation MKKLISLFWVLYTSFFTVNAVAGINDISPSGNPLAEFGINANMIVTVTASNVKCFGDNNGEITVKVEQGVPPYQVTINNATYTLNSSPASVTVSGLSGGDYPIVVTDSNGEREATSQLVEEPIKLDIVISEQKNICPDESFGTIIRDIRGGWDPVAVTWYKDGALLGSPNPTKLTEGHYELVAVDFALCTSSVEVTLYKLDKIEYDGLDVTGVNCQGTNTGSVKIINPRGGATGDFIYCVKDLNDQVVPGFDYAQWPNDLISGLPEGDFIIEVKDNVATDCLPLRIPVTIDIDTGIDIDKISVTEPSCFGSNDGSIDGIRVLGNTQPLEYKLEYPDGNISGWQPSPLFNSISAGDYKVWVREITPGSCEVSKDTTIAGPKELKFENIVVDDPACMKIPQGSISFDATGGTGVLSATLNGSSLLGNLTDPIANTWHFQKELIKGGNIVVRVTDERGCNDTIMRTIPYTSDLEIDYSVIVENECPDDEIASITVLAKDILGAPHAYFVYELYRGPTSDAVYLEETITQTDITQPVVFQQLKNGTYTISVYDDRAPVPCYTPDLTVDVSNTDIVTIEDLLVIDNTCTGKAEGRLLFTIVGDPSHLKYAYSLNNGPQTEVSSDAQGRADVEILNMKGGKYTLTVYYGNCSIDKEININDLSLVLPAVTADGLTRCDHVSDGAIHINMSDPAGVRYKYWYSGLNDGDYMSFSPANGLTTSINALQAGDYKVVVQDKNGCLSDTITQNVPDVPPMSFSYTHITEALCIGKYDGVVGVTVTNGVAPYTISVLSKPSGAIDPKINPDATYDFIMENVSGGIYELLVTGSNQCSATLDIDVQVLTAVEMDITPTDASCDINGNEIPGSIHVKVKEPLSGTFVYSIDGNDENPTTDTEHIFSPLVGGSYQVKVTEQTDGCFVSEDVIIRGTEAPGITFTPSATCIGIDDGKFTFTILSGGGDYRYQLTSDGIADPAAWIDGSTGVITGLAAGDYWLLISDKLNNCVWPYPVEVSSIQELTFDILLQETPIANCVVETDLTLLPQGGTLPYKYQIDSEPEQSGPTFADVSGGYHNLVLTDAKGCRKDSVFLVTKPTVDVNIDDSKQLLSCNNDSSGYLVLKGAELYDYKWYLKDGDGTILSNTNSIYDLAAGDYVVEVSRPDGLCTVDYTFTVSAATSVEVSIDDQAHGYCPGDMVTLNGNVMITPNPGSSSYVANWILPNGETLDFSTNNPLIFVAEKGEVQLIASYNHCSDIRTHELDVTTPTLNIPVDTVYIPKGDTYILNVEASGFTNYTWESIPGGYADLPSPAGIVSLTRPEQAYQLNLTLVDDNSCTVSDSVFISFAFDLFIPNAFTPNGDGIHDTWVFHNLDQYSEFHSVDVTVYNRAGILVYEGKGYNNGSVVFNGRRGGNDLPIGTYYYVVKIGSRSITGSVTIIR comes from the coding sequence ATGAAGAAATTAATTTCTCTTTTTTGGGTACTTTATACATCTTTTTTTACAGTAAATGCTGTAGCGGGCATAAATGACATCTCCCCATCAGGGAATCCTTTGGCGGAGTTTGGCATAAATGCCAATATGATTGTTACAGTAACAGCATCCAATGTAAAATGTTTTGGCGATAACAATGGGGAGATTACGGTAAAAGTGGAACAAGGTGTTCCTCCCTATCAGGTCACAATAAATAATGCTACCTATACCTTGAATTCATCGCCTGCTTCTGTTACGGTTTCGGGATTATCCGGAGGCGACTATCCTATTGTCGTCACTGATAGTAATGGTGAACGGGAAGCGACTTCCCAGCTGGTAGAAGAGCCAATCAAATTAGATATTGTTATTTCAGAACAAAAGAACATCTGTCCGGATGAATCATTTGGAACAATTATCCGTGACATCAGGGGTGGATGGGATCCTGTTGCAGTTACCTGGTATAAGGATGGTGCATTGTTGGGTTCTCCCAACCCGACGAAACTGACGGAAGGACACTATGAGCTGGTGGCTGTGGATTTTGCTTTATGTACCAGTTCGGTAGAAGTAACCCTTTATAAACTAGACAAAATAGAATATGACGGTTTGGATGTCACTGGTGTTAACTGCCAGGGAACGAATACAGGGTCTGTAAAAATAATCAATCCCCGTGGGGGAGCCACAGGTGATTTTATTTATTGTGTCAAAGACCTGAACGATCAGGTTGTTCCCGGGTTTGATTATGCCCAATGGCCCAATGATCTTATTTCAGGATTGCCGGAAGGTGATTTTATCATTGAAGTAAAGGATAATGTGGCAACGGACTGTCTTCCTTTGAGGATCCCCGTAACTATTGATATCGATACCGGAATCGATATCGACAAAATATCTGTCACCGAACCGTCCTGTTTTGGTAGCAATGACGGATCGATCGATGGGATCAGGGTGCTGGGAAATACACAGCCGTTGGAATATAAACTGGAATATCCGGATGGCAATATATCCGGATGGCAACCCTCACCTTTATTTAATTCAATTTCAGCGGGAGACTATAAGGTATGGGTCCGAGAAATCACACCCGGCAGTTGTGAAGTATCCAAAGATACGACCATTGCAGGGCCGAAAGAATTAAAATTTGAAAACATTGTGGTCGATGATCCGGCATGTATGAAAATTCCTCAGGGGTCGATCAGTTTTGATGCAACAGGAGGAACCGGAGTATTGAGTGCCACATTAAATGGTAGCAGTTTATTGGGTAACCTGACGGATCCCATAGCCAATACATGGCATTTTCAAAAAGAATTGATCAAAGGCGGAAATATAGTTGTCCGGGTAACCGACGAACGGGGATGTAATGATACCATCATGCGTACAATCCCATACACCTCGGATCTTGAAATCGACTATTCTGTTATTGTTGAGAATGAATGTCCCGATGATGAGATAGCAAGTATCACCGTCCTTGCAAAAGATATATTAGGTGCGCCACATGCATATTTTGTATATGAGTTATACCGCGGACCTACTTCTGATGCCGTTTATCTTGAAGAAACAATCACCCAGACGGATATCACACAACCGGTGGTCTTTCAACAGTTGAAAAACGGAACCTATACTATATCAGTGTATGACGACCGGGCTCCGGTACCTTGCTATACCCCGGATTTAACTGTTGACGTATCAAATACGGATATTGTGACCATCGAAGACCTATTGGTGATTGACAATACCTGTACCGGAAAGGCCGAAGGTCGTTTGCTCTTCACCATTGTAGGAGACCCCTCTCACCTGAAATATGCCTATTCCCTCAATAACGGTCCGCAAACGGAGGTATCTTCAGATGCACAGGGCCGGGCTGATGTCGAGATACTGAATATGAAGGGTGGTAAGTATACCCTGACTGTTTATTATGGGAATTGTTCTATAGATAAAGAAATCAATATCAATGATCTGTCTTTGGTACTTCCGGCAGTCACAGCCGACGGGCTCACACGATGTGATCACGTTTCTGACGGAGCTATTCATATCAATATGTCCGATCCGGCAGGTGTACGTTACAAATACTGGTACAGTGGGTTGAATGATGGTGATTATATGAGTTTTTCTCCGGCAAATGGTCTCACTACAAGTATCAATGCACTACAAGCCGGGGATTATAAGGTCGTTGTACAGGATAAAAATGGTTGTTTATCAGACACGATCACACAGAATGTTCCGGATGTTCCACCCATGTCTTTCTCATATACACACATTACCGAAGCATTATGTATCGGAAAATACGATGGAGTTGTTGGTGTTACCGTTACCAATGGTGTAGCGCCCTATACTATCAGCGTACTTAGCAAACCTTCAGGTGCGATCGACCCAAAGATCAATCCTGATGCTACATACGATTTTATCATGGAAAATGTGTCCGGAGGTATTTATGAATTATTGGTTACCGGGAGTAACCAATGCTCCGCCACATTGGATATTGATGTCCAGGTATTGACAGCTGTTGAAATGGATATTACACCTACCGATGCCTCATGTGATATCAACGGAAATGAAATTCCCGGCTCTATACATGTCAAAGTGAAAGAACCTCTGTCCGGTACTTTTGTCTACTCGATAGACGGGAATGACGAAAATCCGACCACAGATACGGAACATATATTTTCTCCATTGGTGGGGGGTAGTTACCAGGTTAAAGTAACCGAGCAAACCGACGGTTGTTTTGTTAGTGAAGATGTAATTATCAGGGGAACAGAAGCTCCCGGAATTACATTTACACCATCAGCTACCTGTATAGGTATAGATGACGGTAAATTTACATTCACCATTCTTTCCGGAGGAGGTGATTACAGGTACCAGTTAACTTCGGATGGTATAGCTGATCCGGCAGCATGGATCGATGGGAGCACCGGCGTAATTACAGGCCTGGCGGCAGGCGATTATTGGTTGTTGATTTCAGATAAGCTGAATAATTGTGTCTGGCCATATCCGGTTGAAGTTTCTTCTATTCAGGAATTGACTTTTGATATCTTATTGCAAGAGACCCCGATTGCCAATTGTGTAGTTGAAACAGACCTGACCCTGTTACCACAGGGAGGAACATTGCCATACAAGTACCAGATAGATAGCGAGCCGGAACAAAGCGGCCCGACATTCGCTGATGTAAGCGGAGGTTATCATAATTTGGTGTTAACCGATGCAAAAGGATGCCGGAAAGATTCTGTTTTTCTTGTTACCAAACCAACGGTTGATGTAAATATTGACGATTCAAAGCAATTATTATCATGCAACAATGATTCGAGTGGGTATCTGGTTTTAAAAGGTGCAGAGCTGTATGATTATAAATGGTATTTAAAAGATGGTGATGGCACTATTCTTTCCAATACCAATTCAATTTATGACCTTGCAGCAGGAGATTATGTGGTGGAAGTCAGCCGGCCTGATGGTTTATGTACTGTAGATTATACATTTACCGTAAGTGCAGCTACTTCTGTTGAAGTAAGTATTGATGATCAGGCACATGGATATTGTCCGGGCGATATGGTCACGCTCAACGGAAACGTAATGATTACGCCTAATCCCGGATCGTCGTCATATGTCGCAAACTGGATATTGCCTAATGGCGAAACCCTTGACTTCTCCACTAATAACCCATTGATATTTGTGGCTGAGAAAGGAGAAGTACAATTGATCGCCTCTTATAATCATTGTTCGGATATTCGGACCCATGAGTTGGATGTTACTACACCAACCCTTAATATTCCGGTCGATACGGTTTATATACCTAAAGGAGATACCTATATATTGAATGTAGAAGCATCTGGTTTTACAAATTACACCTGGGAAAGTATTCCCGGCGGTTATGCCGATCTGCCTTCTCCGGCAGGCATTGTAAGCTTAACCCGACCCGAACAGGCTTATCAGTTAAATCTCACATTGGTTGACGATAATTCCTGTACTGTAAGTGATTCTGTTTTCATCAGTTTTGCGTTTGATTTGTTCATTCCTAATGCATTCACTCCCAATGGAGATGGGATACATGATACATGGGTTTTCCATAATCTCGATCAATACAGTGAATTCCATTCTGTAGATGTGACTGTGTATAATCGGGCCGGGATCCTGGTTTATGAAGGCAAGGGATACAATAATGGTTCGGTGGTCTTTAACGGACGACGTGGAGGGAACGATTTACCCATCGGTACTTATTATTATGTGGTGAAGATAGGGTCGCGATCGATAACCGGTTCTGTAACCATTATCAGGTGA
- a CDS encoding type IX secretion system membrane protein PorP/SprF: protein MKKFIFLLVIGCLVLVYKGSAQQLPVSSIFIENPFLFNPAVAGVDDGFKVRMNNRFQWLGFADAPITNLLSAYGPHKNKNIGYGGTIGYDSAGPYSKFNLNGAFATNVSINDQIRISMGIGLGFIQYRIDGSQLELDAPGTPQIQDPYAPLSPMSTSLPDASAGVYVYHNNWYAGFSALQLFNNNVVFNGENSDRNRLKTHFYVNGGYKFVLNEQWEIEPALLVKKVDATPLQLDLTGRVTYRQQFWGGINLRNTFESFEDISIMIGYIHQKNIHIGLAYDHTLAKIGKFNSGTIELVLGYNFTSIKNRPKSDK, encoded by the coding sequence ATGAAGAAATTTATTTTCTTACTGGTGATAGGATGTCTGGTGCTGGTCTACAAAGGTTCGGCACAGCAACTGCCTGTTTCATCAATATTTATAGAAAATCCGTTTTTGTTTAATCCTGCTGTGGCAGGTGTAGATGACGGATTTAAAGTACGGATGAATAATCGCTTTCAATGGCTGGGTTTTGCAGATGCTCCCATTACAAACCTATTGAGTGCATACGGCCCGCATAAAAATAAGAATATCGGATACGGAGGTACCATAGGTTATGACTCGGCGGGTCCCTATAGCAAATTTAATCTGAACGGGGCTTTCGCTACCAACGTCTCAATTAATGATCAGATACGCATTTCAATGGGGATCGGGTTAGGGTTCATACAATACCGCATTGACGGAAGCCAGCTCGAATTGGATGCTCCTGGTACTCCGCAAATCCAGGATCCATATGCGCCGCTTTCCCCCATGTCTACTTCCCTCCCTGATGCGTCTGCCGGTGTTTATGTATATCATAACAATTGGTATGCCGGGTTTTCAGCCCTTCAGTTGTTCAATAACAATGTCGTTTTTAACGGGGAAAACAGTGACCGGAACCGTTTAAAAACACATTTTTATGTCAATGGCGGATACAAATTTGTCCTGAATGAACAGTGGGAAATAGAACCTGCCCTATTGGTGAAAAAAGTAGACGCTACTCCCCTTCAGCTCGACCTGACGGGAAGAGTCACTTATCGCCAGCAATTCTGGGGAGGGATCAATCTGAGGAACACTTTCGAGTCTTTTGAAGATATTTCCATCATGATAGGGTATATCCACCAGAAGAATATACATATCGGATTGGCTTATGACCATACATTGGCAAAGATCGGTAAATTCAATTCAGGGACTATTGAATTGGTTTTAGGGTATAATTTCACTTCTATTAAAAATCGTCCCAAAAGCGATAAGTAA